One stretch of Pseudomonadota bacterium DNA includes these proteins:
- the mnmC gene encoding FAD-dependent 5-carboxymethylaminomethyl-2-thiouridine(34) oxidoreductase MnmC, with protein sequence MTVCSPDAVIIGGGLAGASSAYALARRGLKVLLCEGESALAQRASGNRLALIMPYISDYSSPLERVYSTGFRFTIELLRSVFSEEGLLNQVGGIQLPTTTRLKKLIHDRTAIIGSTEIQRISALEGSELSGITISHPSLYAPESGYVSPVRMVEALLHWGAQTGELRMNTQVIDLKRDHTGWCCYLASGDTISTPNVIVCGAYESSALTPLSWLPLEPVRGQTVSVKSSPTSRALRTIICFDGYLTPEHAGAHLLGAQYRHNDLRLTPSEEDSSEMLLRCQRWLPELQFTPPSIESPRVCFRTSTADRLPYIGAVPDLPAIQRESSSLQPGLFVNVGHGSRGLLSCPFAGELIARLITEEALGDLTEVAKLCAPERLISRFQAASV encoded by the coding sequence ATGACCGTCTGTAGCCCTGATGCTGTGATTATAGGAGGGGGGCTTGCCGGAGCTAGCTCCGCATATGCGTTGGCGCGCCGCGGCCTGAAGGTGCTGCTGTGCGAAGGTGAGAGCGCACTGGCTCAGCGCGCTTCAGGCAACCGCCTCGCGCTAATTATGCCCTATATTTCAGATTACTCCTCGCCCCTTGAGCGGGTCTATTCAACCGGATTCAGATTTACAATTGAGCTGCTACGCTCTGTTTTTTCGGAAGAGGGGCTCCTTAATCAGGTTGGCGGCATTCAGCTTCCTACAACGACTCGACTTAAGAAGCTGATACACGATAGAACAGCTATCATCGGCTCAACGGAGATTCAAAGAATCTCTGCGCTAGAGGGAAGTGAGCTTAGCGGGATTACGATCTCGCACCCAAGTTTATACGCGCCAGAGAGCGGCTACGTAAGCCCAGTAAGGATGGTTGAGGCGCTACTACATTGGGGTGCTCAAACGGGGGAGCTCCGTATGAACACGCAGGTCATTGACTTAAAGCGGGACCACACCGGATGGTGCTGCTACCTCGCTTCGGGAGATACCATTAGCACTCCAAACGTTATCGTATGTGGGGCGTACGAATCGAGCGCCCTTACGCCCCTCTCCTGGCTACCCCTGGAGCCGGTACGTGGGCAGACCGTTTCGGTGAAAAGCTCTCCTACTTCGCGCGCACTACGAACCATAATCTGTTTCGATGGTTACCTAACTCCGGAACATGCGGGCGCGCACCTACTGGGGGCGCAATATCGACACAACGATCTCCGCCTTACGCCGTCTGAAGAAGATAGCTCAGAGATGCTTTTGCGCTGCCAGCGTTGGTTACCGGAGCTGCAATTTACGCCGCCCTCAATTGAGTCCCCCAGGGTCTGCTTTCGCACCTCAACTGCGGATAGACTCCCCTACATCGGTGCAGTTCCAGATCTGCCGGCCATACAACGGGAATCTTCGTCTTTGCAGCCCGGACTCTTCGTAAACGTTGGGCATGGAAGCCGTGGCCTGCTCTCCTGTCCATTCGCAGGGGAGCTCATCGCCAGGCTCATTACAGAGGAGGCCCTAGGAGATCTAACAGAGGTGGCTAAACTATGTGCGCCAGAAAGGCTTATCTCAAGATTCCAGGCAGCTAGCGTGTAG
- a CDS encoding RNA methyltransferase: MAIRKSQSSTTKRENQRGANRPNVGRPPAQNFKREELTKFYGVQCCLMLFEARKKDLRRLFVLPEHQERFKSILDWASKRGLFVGVVEAAEISRVAGTEHHEGVCFEAKPLPCVQLGDIVRIVSDLQRGVVMVLDGVDNPHNVGAILRTASFFGVSAVVIRSQVISTLSGAACRVAEGAAEQMPICIARDYGNFFAALKARGFGVVATTPHEARSLYSIKWPEKLVLMFGAEGSGLTSEGLAIADQRAAIPRVGSIESLNVSAAVSSVLTEARREAIIRGHVRRVQAPTR; this comes from the coding sequence ATGGCGATACGTAAATCTCAGTCAAGTACCACAAAGCGCGAGAATCAGCGAGGGGCAAATAGGCCAAATGTAGGACGCCCCCCAGCACAGAACTTTAAACGAGAAGAGTTGACCAAGTTCTACGGCGTGCAGTGCTGCTTAATGTTATTTGAGGCTAGAAAAAAGGATCTCCGTCGTTTGTTCGTCCTTCCAGAGCATCAGGAACGCTTTAAGTCGATCCTTGACTGGGCTTCCAAACGCGGGCTCTTTGTAGGGGTGGTCGAGGCAGCAGAGATCAGTCGGGTGGCAGGGACCGAGCACCATGAGGGGGTCTGCTTTGAGGCTAAGCCCCTTCCGTGCGTGCAGTTGGGGGATATTGTCCGGATAGTGTCCGATCTGCAACGCGGGGTCGTGATGGTACTTGACGGCGTCGACAACCCACATAACGTTGGGGCGATCCTAAGAACTGCATCTTTCTTTGGGGTGAGCGCCGTTGTTATTAGGTCTCAGGTTATTAGCACACTCTCGGGAGCAGCCTGTCGTGTAGCCGAGGGTGCTGCAGAGCAGATGCCGATCTGTATCGCGCGTGATTATGGTAATTTTTTCGCTGCGCTAAAGGCGCGTGGATTCGGAGTTGTGGCGACTACCCCACACGAGGCGCGCTCGCTCTACAGTATAAAGTGGCCAGAGAAATTAGTTCTGATGTTCGGAGCAGAGGGGAGTGGTCTTACCTCAGAAGGTCTTGCGATAGCAGACCAGCGCGCCGCTATTCCGCGAGTTGGTTCGATTGAGAGCCTTAATGTATCTGCTGCCGTCTCAAGTGTTCTGACAGAAGCACGGCGCGAAGCGATAATTCGCGGACATGTGCGTCGTGTGCAAGCCCCTACACGCTAG